The region GACGATtgacagccatttaaaaaaaaatgatgaaatctCTCAGGTGGCTTTCGATATTTCAATTCATCCAGCTGTAGCTTAATAATTCAAAACCTTAGGGGTatccccgaaaaaaaaaaaaagttacatgaaaCCAGGATTATTTTGTGTCACCAGAGTTTTGAGActgtaaatgaatgaatacaaaacAACGTGCAAATAACCTGCAAATAGCGGCAGAAAGGATTTGGTAAGGTCATTGCTTGTAGTTTGTATTGATCCTTCACTTCAGAAACAGTAATATATTCCAGGGTAGAATGTAGAAGAAGCATGTCAAGTAAAGTAATGCTTGTGTCTTTATAGTATCTTGATGAGGGAACTATCCAAAACAGTTGTCCACTTGACTTAGGGGTCAGTTTGATCAATGTATATCCTGCCCCTGCCCCATTTTACAACCCTGGAGAATCATCTAtaacttttaaaacactcaacagtgctACATGTAACACTGCAGAGCCACCCTGGGGTTGCTGTTACCTAGACCTGTGGTTATCTCGGGAACCTGGAAAATAGCTGGTTAATGCAGTCCAAGAGGATTCACCAGTGTTGTAAACTAGCTGGTTAATGCAGTCCAAGAGGATTCACCAGTGTTGTAAACTAGCTGGTTAATGCAGTCCAAGAGGATTCACCAGTGTTGTAAACTAGCTGGTTAATGCAGTCCAAGAGGATTCACCAGTGTCATAAACTAGCTGGTTAATGCAGTCCAAGAGGATTCACCAGTGTTGTAAACTAGCTGGTTAATGCAGTCCAAGAGGATTCACCAGTGTCATAAACTAGCTGGTTAATGCAGTCCAAGAGGATTCACCAGTGTTGTAAACTAGCTGGTTAATGCAGTCCAAGAGGATTCACCAGTGTCGTAAACTAGCTGGTTAATGCAGTCCAAGAGGATTCACCAGTGTTGTAAACTAGCTGGTTAATGCAGTCCAAGAGGATtcaccagtgctgtaaaatgctctaataaaatccagctgtagcTTATCCTGACAGGGCAGCAGGCTGATCAAATCGACCtcttattaatttttaataatttaaaaaaatatatatattttttttagttgacTAAATTCCTATAACTTCGTGATATGGACCTGAATCACTAAAATAATTGATATACAGCAGGTGTCGCAAATAGATTGGAATAAAATCACAATCACATAATTATTCCAGTATTTGACAGAACAaaggattttttgttttctttgcatgaGCACACTTGCTTGTTGACATTGTGCTATGTTATGTTAAGCCAGTTTGTTGTTGTCCTCATTTGCTTTTTAATCAGCATTCAATCTGCTCAATTAGGTTCTCTTGATCACTGTGTTGGCTCAGCAAGCTGTTATGAACTGCGATGGCTGAACTCCCAAGCACAGGCTAtccgaaaaaaaataaaaaaataaacaacattgcttGATATTTAGAATTATGAATTAAGTTTCccaattcaattttaaattacctacatacatacatacattacatacctacctacctacatacatacatacattacatacctacctacatacatacatacatacatacatacagttacAGCTTACAGGGTTAAATAAATTGTGCATTGAGGTTAAAGGGACTATCATTCCATTTTTGAAAGCTGGATTGCTAGCAATATTTGTTTCCTCAGAAGGAACTGAATTCCTCCACAAAGGAGGTTGAAAAGACTAAGGATGTTCTAACATAATTGGATCTCGTTTTAAGCAAGCTCTGGCAGCTTAGAAACACATCGTGTACCCACTGCAAGCAATAAGAAGCGTGGCAGGCAGGGGGCTGTTCAGCCCTTAAGAGCAACAAAGTCTATTTTTAGCTACTTTAATTGCCATCCTTAaagcagtatggtaaagcattgtgcaGTGGTGAGGGCTAGCGCTGCAGAGTAAAATACTATGTGCATTTcaaaatgcaattcatttatcAGATAAACTGGAACATTCAGACAATGGCATCATCCTAGTgtatacaaatgtgcatttgcattcATGAGGagcaaatacatttgaaactgATACTagtgtataatacagtatattatctaTTACGATTCAAGGCTCAGACTCTTGAATAAGAAATTATGTTCTTGATGGTTGAATATTTAAACCATGGAATTAAATGGGACATTCTGAAGAGGTTTAATATTTGGGCACATTGTGTTTACTACATCATGTATGGGAAGGTTTTATTTTCCTGCAGTTTTCAGCAGCAATTCAGATAATATCCAGAGCTCTCTGTTATAGCACTTAATGTTGTCTTGATGGAAGTTATCCTCGTTATGGGTTATTGTGCAGTAAGGCTCTGTGATTGTATTCCAGTCCATGTTTCACCCAGAAATCAtataaaggaaacaaaacaaaagctgtattGTCAAATTCCTTCCAAGGTCCtcattagttgttttatttagtaaaaagTAAAATTAGCCATGTCTGTGATCTATAAAGACATATTAGAGGTTAGTGTGTTAGGTTGAAGTGTGCTAATCTCAGTCTCTttcaataatgtgtttgtttcttattatGTCTTTCTAATGCTGGCTCCATTATATCTTCCATtgtctttttttgctgtttgcttgTTGCTGTTTCATTTTACATACTTTAAGGCATGACTTCTCATAATTTGCATCTGCATGGTCTCGTTTGACTTATAGCCTGTTTAACTTTTTGGCATGGTGTAGCTGATTTGTATAATCTGTCTACAAATACTAATATACCACATTGCATTGACCTCCTGTGTTCCATGTAAGTTATTCTTCCTTCAGACAGTCTTACAGGTAGATCTGTTAGGGGGAGAAAATGCTTCTCTGATATTGTTTTAAAGCAGGCTCTGCTCTTCATTCTGACTTTTCTTCCATAAGCACCACATTCATCCGTCCATTTTGCGGCCATCACAAATCGCCTGCATCATTCGGATTTCTTGGTATCTGCCGTGGGTTCAGGATGTGCATGCTGAAATCTGGTGTCAACCTCAGAGCTACTAACTTCTCCTTCATGccttattttatttccttttagaaGATCCAGAGGACATGTACTCTGATGGCCTCGCCCCACTGGCCTCCAGAAAATCAACCAGGGACGACGGGGCTCTATATACTTCACTGCTTTCCAACCACAGCTACTCAAACCAGCAGGAAACCTCCTATTTCACAGGAGATGTGAAAAGGGAGCACACGCCTGAACTTAAACCTTCCCGGGACAGGATCCCGAGCTTTGAATCCCACACCATGTTTAGTTCAGACTCGGGAATGGAGGTGACCCCCGGGGAATCTGTTGATGTTGCCAAAAAACTCATGGAGTCGGAAAAAATGGAGGCTTACAACTACATTTACATCAGCTCCTCCGAAGACGTGCGgccgcagcagcagcaggaggaggaggaggaggaggagaaggaggaggaggcaaactggACAGAGAAAACTGATGGAGTGAAAACCGCTTCCCAAATGTTGACTAATTTAGGGGATTATTCTGAGAAAAAGTCATCCGAGGTGGTTGAGACAGTGGGGGCGGCTCTAGAGATGCACTCGTGCCCCTACGTGGAAGAACCGTCTGATCAAGAGCTTTCCAATTATCAGTCTTTTGGGATCATGGGCACACCCCAGAAAGTCAGCTCTGTGAAAATCACACTCACAGAGATAGACACTGTAGTGGAACCCAAGGTTACGGTGTCAGAAAGGGACAGTATCCTGAGTATTGGGCTAGAAGGAGTGCCAACTGTCACCCTGTCGGAGCCAGAAGATGACAGCCCAGGGTCCTCAACCCCACCATATACAGGTAACACTTTCTTactgattttttctttttcagtcaagATATAGACCATTGCATGCCATGTTGTATTTAGCCTGGTTAGAGCATTTAGGAGGATTTAGCCTCACATTGTTGATCCTAATATGAATCTGAGGTTTAGCAGTTATACtgataattgttacaaaaatgaaatattttgagTTTGTTAAATAGGGGACGAAAAAAACAGAGGATACTTGCACACCCAAGAATTTCAGAAAGATTCTTGTTTGCTGCATAACAACAACCCTTCCCCTTTTAATCACCGCTGCAAAAGAAAAGGGTTAATTGGTAGGCAGTCAAAAGCAGTCATCGGGGCTTGTTCCTGGAGACGTCCATGGTGAAAGGGAGATCGGTGGGGATCAGCAGCAGGCCAGTGAGGGTTGTCTCTAACAGGCATTGTTCTCGCTTCATTTGTCTCCTTTGTTGTTTCAGAAGAGTCGGACTCTCCGAGCGAGTTTGCATTCCACATGGGGGAGAACAAGCAGCCTGGGTGTCCTGTGACGGGTCAGGAGGCTCCTCCAGCCCAGGGGCCTCCCAGTCCCACCACAGGGAAACACACAGCTTCCCCCAAACCTCCTGCCTTGTCATCGTTCCCGTCATCACAGGATCAGGAAGGGAGCAGTGCAGAGTCTGGGGATTCGGAGATAGAGCTGGTGTCGGAGGAACCTCtggctgcagaagagctggggaGATCCAACTACATGACATTTGGTCAGGTTGGCGGACCTCCCCCATCTCCCACCTCACCTTCCATCCAGTACAGCATCCTTAGGGAGGAACGAGAGGCGGAGCTTGACAGCGAGCTCATCATCGAGTCGTGCGACGCTTCGTCTGCCTCAGAGGAAAGCCCTAAGAGAGAACAAGACTCCCTAGTGATGAAACCCCTTGCAGGGGACAGTAAGCTTGGTGAATGTCTGCCGGCGAGCCACCCGATAGCAACAGAGTTTCAGCCGGCCACTTTGAAAGAGAAACAAGCCAGCGAAAAGATGAAGAATTTAATAAACTCTGAGGACAGTGCTGCCAAGTCAAAGCACAGTTTCGTCACCCCGGAGGTGAGAGCCGAGCATCCGACCGCAGAGGAGAAGGTGTCAAGGAAATCATCCCAAACCAAACCTGCCACGGCAGAAGCAGCCTGCAAAAAGGAGGCTCAAGTCAAGGAGTCTGGAGCTGAAAAAACTGCCTCCCCGGAGTTGTTTGATTGGcagaaaggtaaaataaataaagcattgcttTCACTTGTTAACTGGATTCATTTCAAGATACTCTTCATCCATCTGCcgtaggttttgttttgttttttttaaccttttttattGTGCTCCTGTCTGCCAACCCGTTTACTGCCACAGACaacactttttcttttctttccttgaCATTTGCTTTTATAAACTTGTATCTAAAACAgagattccattttatttttgagtTTTTGTGTTCATATCTTCAAACTGGATTAGCATACTTTAACAACATCACTGCCTGTAATACTTTTACAGTGACCATTTCTCAAAATTACACTGAAGCTTTTTTGTTATTGattgcatttactgtacagcTACACTGTGATGTTGTGCAAAGCATGCTGCATGCACCTGcattatccctattttaatatcaCCTCTGATTTGGCTAGGTGTCTGGTAATTCAAAAtgttcattgttttcatttttctgacAGGGCATTGGTCAAAACACGCTATACAGTGCTGCTGACCTTATTGTTGCAAACTTTATATAGCTATATTGGTATACGTGTAATGTTTATGCATAGCCACAggcttttacattttaactgttgtATTCATATAAGAGTGCTGTGATACAGTTTGTAAGAAAGCAGATTTAAGCTTGGGTGGCAGGTTTATAAGTGTACACAGTTTTATACTATGCCTGTTTTCGAACTGTAGCTCAACTTCTGGGTCAATCGGAAAGCTGATATGATGCTACCCTTTGAGAAATCACGCATTACAAGTGGATAAGCCATGATGGGCTGAATTCTCTTTTCTAATTACAATATTTCTTATgaatttttgtgttcttgtttgtGGATGTATTACTCAGATTGGGTCAGGTGCTATGCAAAGCACTTCATAACTGAACCCCACCACTTAGAACTATTCTGCCATGGGCCTGTCAAGCCAAGTGTCAgattcaattaacttttagctAGGAAGGGGTTTTTggaaaatacaaatgaattattttttattttgattcataATCACAGGTGTGTTCATCTAATCATACTTGCTttacatttgcataatttattgttttgtatgttttcctACAAGAgctttttctttcctttgcatTACATTCATTCATTTGGCCCTATGTAAAGAAAGCGGCACATGGCAATGCAAGTCCTGTACAAAACCCATTTTGCTAAGTGGCATTGGGAATATCCCAGAATACTAGCTGTATTATGTGTTGGTTTGGATACCAGCCGTCATAAACATTTTTGTTGCTTTCAGCAGATCAATCCCTGGGGATGCATTCATCCACGTTCCATCTAGTGGTCATAGCAGACTTTTCAATTAACCCTTTCCTTCATAGAACAGAATAGAAAATGATAGCTGTGTAACAGCATAGAGACACCAGTGGGTGTCTTTGAAGGCTGCTTTAAGAGTCATTAAGACAGAGTGATGCAAACTGTACTCTGATCTTTTCCACTGCTAGTAAAGTAGCAAGTTTTAGAAGCTTTTGTGCATTTCTGCagtggaacttttttttattttataagttcAGCTCAAGTGATCATTCAAGccgatttatatatttttttgatgccAGACATGCTCAGATCCAAACCAAACTGGGAACAAAAAGCCACTATTTCCAGAAGATTTTTCAAAAAGACAGCTGACTGTTGTTTTTGAGTAGACAAGTTAAGCTAGGACCATTTTAACTTGAAATAGGAGCCGTACCAGGACCCTGTACTTATGGACTAATACATTAGGCTGTACATAGAACTGGCCATCTATTGTCATTGTAAAGCATCAAGAATAGTCTACTGCTGTATTTCATAACTTTCCTAATTGCATGAGACTGGCTTCATTGCTTGTTTAGTGCTTATTCttgtcacaaaaaaagaaatagatttgTAGTTTTTTCCGCTCCTCAAAACATCCCCTGGGACAGATCCAGCAAAGACCCCACAGGATTCTGTTTTTCAAACTGATAAGCAGGGCTTCAACTAAGTTTAGTGAATATTTACAGTGTACAACTTTATGTTAAGCCCTTGACAGATCTTTCACACAGCAAATTATTTCTACGTGTCACAGCTATTGGGGTTGGAAAGACGTCTGCAAGAGGTCTGCATGTCCGCACACCCACACAAGTCTTCTGCCTTCCCAAGCGTGCCTCGCCTTGTGGAGGAGCCCTTGTGAGGGAGGGGTTAAGAGACAAAGTAGCTGAGCAGACAGCAGTGTTTATTGGCTCAGTCACTGGAGTGCCCTCTGCAGTAGAATGCCGAAACTCAAGCCTACCTTTCAATCCCTAGGTAGAAACACTCATGACAGTTTTTACTAGATTGTTTTTGCTTCAGCTTCTTATGCTGGCTCCCACGTCAGCCAACAGCTCTTTCATTTTATGTGATCCACATTGTAATTGATTTTGTGTGAATGAATAGAGCTTTTTTGATGTTCAGTTTATGTTCGTGTAGTCCCGGATATGCAGGACGCATCTGTCAGTCTGTGTCTACTGCCAGCCCTCCGCGCAAAGTCTCTTGGATCTGAGTTTGGCAAATTGCAGCTGAAACTCTACTCCCTCTTGTGGATCACTGTGAACactgccaaagaaaaaaaaagtctgaataatttagattcaaaataaaaaggattgTTTTGACATTCCAAATACGTTGAAAATGAAATACGCACTTTgtattgaaaacatatttataaacactTTATAACATTCAGCAACATCCAGAACAACACACAGGACATTGACAAAGTCGAAAACGTTTGACTGAGTATCTTTTTAGTGCTACAGTATGTCTTAGGAGTGAGTCTATGCCAGGCAGGCAGTTTATACACATAGAAATGTTGTATAAGGTAATATGCTACAGATGTTACCCAGCTCTTAATCCTTTCTGTAAAGCTACAGCATTCCTAGGATACACTGCCATCATGTGATGACGTTGCATGATTGCGCTCTCTAATTCTCTTGGAAATGGAGGCTTTATggaaatatttatgtttattgattggtttaaatatgtatttaattttgtatgttaATATATAGAGAAATTAATTCCAGCTACACCAATGAAAGCTGTGGAAATGCTTGCCTCTGCGCAGATTTCTGTTGACTTTAATGAGAAACTTAATTGCTTTCAAGCAAATCTACACAAGGAAGCTGGATTATATAAACTTGGTTGGTTGTTATAATCTGCCAAGGagaattttgcagtttaaaagatAAAGGTACTGACTACAGTCACTGTATTATTCTCTAGCATGTTTAGAACTGCGCTATTCAAAGGAGAACAACAAATGCTGCAGCCTCTTCTTTTGAAAGATTAGCTGCCAGCGTTAACAATGATTAAAAATGATTACAGCCTTAGCTGAAAACCGTTCTAAGTCATTGTTATTCTGTGatgttttattagtgttttttactttaatctatattttactttgaaaagACTACATGTCATAAGTACATTACGTATGGCAGAGTAAATGTGTGGATTACAAAAGCAATGTTCCGAATTCCTTGCACCCAAAGTTATTTATTACACCTACTTTATATCTTTGTTGGAATTATGGATATAAAGCTCCTGCTTGGATAATCACTTTGAAATGCTTTGTTGTGTGACACTAGAGGGGCCTACGGAGGCTTATAACCAAAAGGtgcccagttcaaatcccagttcagccactgactcactgtgtgactccaagcaagtcacttaacctccttgtgctctgtcttttgggtgagatgttcttgtaagtgactcagcagctgatgcatagttcatacaccattgtctcatatcttgtaaagcactttgtgatggtggtctactatgaaaggcgcaatataaaaataaaggttattattatatacacataAACTTTGCATGGATTTGTACTATAAATTACACAGATTCATCCTAATACTGAATGACAATACCAAGATCTTAAGGCCAGTTCCATAATGTTTTATCAATCCTTTTGCTGTGCCTTAAACGAGTtactaatact is a window of Polyodon spathula isolate WHYD16114869_AA chromosome 12, ASM1765450v1, whole genome shotgun sequence DNA encoding:
- the LOC121324254 gene encoding reticulon-1-like isoform X1, with protein sequence MSVNPSEGSGSEGKWFGEDFEQIDRFGRSVPRFGEADAELAADLKQKSWKDEAADQQQLQPESNQQSPAPVTMETASTGGDSSLLFQKLTTQEDPEDMYSDGLAPLASRKSTRDDGALYTSLLSNHSYSNQQETSYFTGDVKREHTPELKPSRDRIPSFESHTMFSSDSGMEVTPGESVDVAKKLMESEKMEAYNYIYISSSEDVRPQQQQEEEEEEEKEEEANWTEKTDGVKTASQMLTNLGDYSEKKSSEVVETVGAALEMHSCPYVEEPSDQELSNYQSFGIMGTPQKVSSVKITLTEIDTVVEPKVTVSERDSILSIGLEGVPTVTLSEPEDDSPGSSTPPYTEESDSPSEFAFHMGENKQPGCPVTGQEAPPAQGPPSPTTGKHTASPKPPALSSFPSSQDQEGSSAESGDSEIELVSEEPLAAEELGRSNYMTFGQVGGPPPSPTSPSIQYSILREEREAELDSELIIESCDASSASEESPKREQDSLVMKPLAGDSKLGECLPASHPIATEFQPATLKEKQASEKMKNLINSEDSAAKSKHSFVTPEVRAEHPTAEEKVSRKSSQTKPATAEAACKKEAQVKESGAEKTASPELFDWQKAIDLLYWRDLKQTGILLGSLLLLLFSLTQFSVVSVIAYLALAALSATISFRIYKSVLQAIQKTDEGHPFKAYLDLEISLSQEQIQKYADNAQLYLNSTLKELRRLFLVQDLVDSLKFAVLMWLLTYVGALFNGLTLLIMAVISMFTMPVVYEKYQAQIDQYLGLVRTHVNSVIGKIQAKIPGAKSKAE
- the LOC121324254 gene encoding reticulon-1-like isoform X2, whose amino-acid sequence is MSVNPSEGSGSEGKWFGEDFEQIDRFGRSVPRFGEADAELAADLKQKSWKDEAADQQQLQPESNQQSPAPVTMETASTEDPEDMYSDGLAPLASRKSTRDDGALYTSLLSNHSYSNQQETSYFTGDVKREHTPELKPSRDRIPSFESHTMFSSDSGMEVTPGESVDVAKKLMESEKMEAYNYIYISSSEDVRPQQQQEEEEEEEKEEEANWTEKTDGVKTASQMLTNLGDYSEKKSSEVVETVGAALEMHSCPYVEEPSDQELSNYQSFGIMGTPQKVSSVKITLTEIDTVVEPKVTVSERDSILSIGLEGVPTVTLSEPEDDSPGSSTPPYTEESDSPSEFAFHMGENKQPGCPVTGQEAPPAQGPPSPTTGKHTASPKPPALSSFPSSQDQEGSSAESGDSEIELVSEEPLAAEELGRSNYMTFGQVGGPPPSPTSPSIQYSILREEREAELDSELIIESCDASSASEESPKREQDSLVMKPLAGDSKLGECLPASHPIATEFQPATLKEKQASEKMKNLINSEDSAAKSKHSFVTPEVRAEHPTAEEKVSRKSSQTKPATAEAACKKEAQVKESGAEKTASPELFDWQKAIDLLYWRDLKQTGILLGSLLLLLFSLTQFSVVSVIAYLALAALSATISFRIYKSVLQAIQKTDEGHPFKAYLDLEISLSQEQIQKYADNAQLYLNSTLKELRRLFLVQDLVDSLKFAVLMWLLTYVGALFNGLTLLIMAVISMFTMPVVYEKYQAQIDQYLGLVRTHVNSVIGKIQAKIPGAKSKAE